A segment of the Thermoleophilaceae bacterium genome:
CGAGTTCTTCTCGGATGAGGAGCGCGGCCCGGACCAGGAGCTGCTCGAGAACGCTCAGGTCGTGGGCGACCAGCTCGCTCAGTACCTCGAGCGCTGGCGTGTGCTCGAGGAGCAGCGGCGGCTTGCGGCGATCGTGGAGTCCACAGATGACGCAATCCTCACCAAGGACCGCAACCGGATCATCACGAGCTGGAATGCGGGGGCCGAGCGGCTCTACGGCTACAGCGCCGAGGAGGCGGTCGGGGAGTCAGTGACGATGCTGATCCCGGAGACCCGCGTCGGGGAGGAGGTGGACATCCTCGATCGCGTGATCACCGGCGAGCGCGTGACCCGCTACGAGACCGAGCGGTTGCGCAAGGACGGGAGCATCGTCGAGGTGTCGCTCACGGCCTCGCCGGTCCGGGATGCGCACGGCGCGGCGATCGGCGCATCCGTGATCGCACACGACATCACGACCCGGCGCGAGGCCGAGCGTGCCGTGATCGCAGAGCGCGACAGGGCCGAGAGCTACCTGCAGATGGCCGGCTCGATCCTCGTGGCGGGAGACCCGGGCGGGTGCGTGACGATGATCAACCGCGCCGGCCTCGACGTGCTGGGGCGAAGCGAGGACGAGGTGATCGGGGCCGACTGGTTCGAGCTCGTGCTCCCGGAGGAGCTCCGGGATGACCTGCGCAGCCGCTTCCGGACGCTGATGACGAGAGGCGCGAGCGAGGGCTCCATGAGCTACTACGAGACGCCCGTGCTCACAAAGGCCGGGGAGGAGCGCATCGTCGCGTGGATGACGAGCGTGATGCGCGACTCGGGCGGGCGGGTGACCGGCGTCCTGTCATCCGGCTCCGACATCACCGAGCGCCTGAAGAGCGAGGCGGCCGTGGCGCACCTCGCCTACCACGACCAGCTGACGGGGCTCGCGAACCGGGTGCTGCTCGAGGAGCACCTCGAGGTCGCGCTCGCGCGAGCAGCCCGAGAGAACCGGGAGCTCGCGCTCCTCTATCTCGACCTCGACAACTTCAAGATGGTGAACGACAGCCTCGGTCACGCCGCGGGAGACCGCCTTCTCGAGATGGTGGCCGAGCGCCTGTCGGGCGCCACGCGCGGCTCGGACGTGGTCGCGCGCCATGGCGGCGACGAGTTCCTGATCCTGCTGAGCGAGCTAGAGGGCGACACGGCGCATGTGGCTGAGGCCGTGGCGTCGAAGATCCTCACCGTGCTGGAGGAGCCGTTCACGATGGACGATGCCGAGTTTGAGGTGGGCGCCAGCATTGGGATCGCGATCTGCCCGCGCGACGGTGAGACCGCGTCGGCCCTGCTTCGCTCCGCGGATGCCGCGATGTACCAGGCGAAGGCGGGTGGCCGCAGCCGCTACGCGGTCCACCGGGACGCCGAGCGAGGTGGCGCCGACCGCCTCTCGCTCACCGCGCGCCTGCGGCGCGGGCTCGCCCAGAACGAGCTGATCCTTCACTACCAGCCGATCTTCAGCGTGCCCGACAGGCGGCTTGCCGCGGTGGAGGCACTCGTGCGCTGGGACGATCCCGAGCGCGGCCTCGTGGGACCGAGCGACTTCGTGCCGCTCGCGGAGGACACCGGCCTGATCGAGCCGATCGGCGAGTGGGTGATCCGGACGATCTGCGAGCAGGCCCGCGAGTGGAGCCGCGCCGGCCTCCACGTTCGCATCCACTTCAACCTGTCCCCGCGCCAGCTCAGGCAGCGCCGCGCGGTGGAGGCGATCCGCGACGTGATCGAGTCCGGCGGCATCGCGCCCGAACTGCTCACCGCCGAGATCACGGAGTCCACCGCGATGGCGGAGGCGGAGGTGGGCCACTCGATCCTGAGCGAGCTGCGCGAGCTGGGTCTCAACCTGTCGGTTGACGACTTCGGCTCCGGCTACTCCTCTCTTGGACGCCTGCGGCAGCTGCCGGTGAACGAGCTCAAGCTCGACCGCTCGTTCCTCCGCTCGGTGCCATATGACCCGGAGGCGGGTGCGCTGGTGCGCGGAGTGCTCGACCTGGCGGGCGGGCTCGGGATGGACGCCGTAGTGGAGGGGGTGGAGAGCAGCGAGCAGTGGGACTTCCTCGTGCGGCACGGCCGCGCGCTCGCTCAGGGCTTCCACCTCGCACGCCCGGCCCCGGCCGACGAGCTCACGCCGCTGCTCGAGCAGGCGCAGCGCGCCGCTTAGTCGAGGCGCTCGAAGAAC
Coding sequences within it:
- a CDS encoding EAL domain-containing protein; protein product: MGEHRSTAARLLSTQRAINSHLAALKPPSDLVPDLIATICEWLDWSFGAFWTPTAENGAALEAVAVWHEESQGLADFAERCRASLYRRGEGVLGRIWERAQPRWLSDFDGPGLPRAQSALEVGLRSAFAFPIQFGGEFRGILEFFSDEERGPDQELLENAQVVGDQLAQYLERWRVLEEQRRLAAIVESTDDAILTKDRNRIITSWNAGAERLYGYSAEEAVGESVTMLIPETRVGEEVDILDRVITGERVTRYETERLRKDGSIVEVSLTASPVRDAHGAAIGASVIAHDITTRREAERAVIAERDRAESYLQMAGSILVAGDPGGCVTMINRAGLDVLGRSEDEVIGADWFELVLPEELRDDLRSRFRTLMTRGASEGSMSYYETPVLTKAGEERIVAWMTSVMRDSGGRVTGVLSSGSDITERLKSEAAVAHLAYHDQLTGLANRVLLEEHLEVALARAARENRELALLYLDLDNFKMVNDSLGHAAGDRLLEMVAERLSGATRGSDVVARHGGDEFLILLSELEGDTAHVAEAVASKILTVLEEPFTMDDAEFEVGASIGIAICPRDGETASALLRSADAAMYQAKAGGRSRYAVHRDAERGGADRLSLTARLRRGLAQNELILHYQPIFSVPDRRLAAVEALVRWDDPERGLVGPSDFVPLAEDTGLIEPIGEWVIRTICEQAREWSRAGLHVRIHFNLSPRQLRQRRAVEAIRDVIESGGIAPELLTAEITESTAMAEAEVGHSILSELRELGLNLSVDDFGSGYSSLGRLRQLPVNELKLDRSFLRSVPYDPEAGALVRGVLDLAGGLGMDAVVEGVESSEQWDFLVRHGRALAQGFHLARPAPADELTPLLEQAQRAA